CCTTGTAAATGGAAAGGAAGTCAAATATATGAGAGCGCGggtcattttttttgttcatcaaTTGCTTGAGAAAACATgataaaaaatgaatacacagcaACCATTATGTATGATTCTTTCATATAGATTTAGTTGGTTCTAACTTCTCCAGTAATATTTAGCTGTAGAGGAGTCTGAAAAACTACTAAAACGAaaacgaatatatatatacatatatatgtgtgtgtgtgtgtgtgtgtctgtgtgatgcaTCAGTAATTCCCCTTTTAAAACCTTTTGCTCTAcagactttatttttaatttcatcatTTTGGTCTTAAATATATCAAACTTCAGAAAATATTGTACCTTCAACAACTTAAGCGCTACCATTTAAAAGGGATATATAGGAATTAAAGGATCTATTTTGAAAAGGGATGTGCCGAcgtaaatattgttgtgttgatcctttaaaaaaatgccCCTGgcagaataataatacaaaattgttccatcaaaattaaaaaaaaaaattaaaaaaaacacagaaagggaCTGTGAACACCCACCTGAATATAAGCCATTTCTTCTTCCGTCATCGTCGTCCTCCTGTATCTGTGAGGAAGGGCTCTCACTGAGCTTGCCGTGTCGGGGGGGCCTGGTAACCAACAAAGTGACGCTGAGCTTGGAGGACCTGGTGGTCTGGATACAGACCCTACTGCCGACTGTGCCATCTGGGTCCCGGTGGACTGTGGTGAGGAGGTCATTATCATTGTTTTTAGTGCTTCCTGCACTGAAACAAAAACTACCACATATTAGCACATGCCTGAAAACCACCTTTCTTAGCTAACATGCAAGTGTAAACAGGCCAGGCCAAGTCACTGTGGCCACATAGCAGAGCAATAAGGGGTCTAATCACAGCACATATCTGGGTctgatttcatttgtatttgcattataaaaatattCATTCGGTCACTGTAGTTCCAGGTTTTATAGTGCCATCACACAAGCACTGCTGCTGTTGCACTACAGCTAGAAATCCAGAGCACAACGTTGTAGAGTAAATAATATGCTTTCCTGAATTTAAGTTCATCTTTTTTCATTATACTGACCCCTGCTGGTCTGCTGAAactaaaacagtttattttgtctTAGTACCTTAAGATTTTCTGTCCCTTTGtcggtgcttttttttttttttttttttttttttttttgaaaaaaggaaACGTTTAAATTACTTCAAAGTCCATCTATTCAAGTGTAATAATCAAGACAATAAATTTTAGCTCTCGGTAGCATACGTGTATATTCAAATACAAaggttggttaaaaaaaaaaaaaaaaaaaaacctcattaaaatatttagactTACCATTAGGCCTCGGGCTGCCAAGTCTATCAGGGAATTTTATTAAAGGCGCATGAGGTTTCACAGCCTAGAAGAACGGCAAAATATCGATAGCATCAGAGCACACACAAAGTCAAAGGTTAAAAAGACGAGATAAGCTTCAGGAATGTCCATATCCATTTTTATCACAACTGTAAAACTATATACATATGTCTATGTTCGTCAATGCAGTGTCCTTTTCGTTTTGTATGATAAATATGAACATTTGTCGAATTTTCTGCCAGTCTTTGTAAGATTTCCACTACACTGCAGACATGATTTAGCACGTATATTTCTTTACTGACGATCCCATTGTCATCACCGCATACTAGGAAAAAGGGACATTAGCAAACATTTAGACCGATATTTACTTAGACATCTACCGCTGCAATCTGACTAAATGTGTAGAAAAATTAATTTAACCTTGCGTCAAGACTTGATTTGCAATCGGTATTCCACAGATCTCCAATTCTTACATTGGCAATCGAACAGACAAGGGTACAGCATCAATGACACCAATGTCTTCATCAtaactgtcaattaaaaaaaatcccagatTTGAATGTTTCAACATTTCAAGTTGTATATTATTTACCTGTACTACCCTACTGGCAGCTGCCATTTTGCTCCCCATGTTGACCTTTTCAAGTGTGTGCTTCCGGGAACTAAAGCAAGCGAACTTTAGATGCAGTTAGATTATTATCTGGAGGTGGCGCTTCTTCCTTTGCTATGGCGACTTCCAAACCTTTCTAAGGAAACGAGACAAAAGGACCATCAACTGCAAAATACTACTAATGAAAATGCTTTTCTTGCAATAAGTTCAAAATTATTTTATGATGATCAGCGGGTGGTGCATTGTGATATCCCGAGTGACAATGGCCTCAGCAGTGTTGTGATTTACCAGTTTTTAACGCCCAGGGTGTACACTTTCTCAGTAATGTCATAGACCCCGTTTAGAGTACTGTTAATAATATAGGATTTACAGCTCAGTGGTCATAGCTGAACCACAAGCGTACCTTAATCAATATGCTTATAAAATATCCTCATCTTCTGCAAATCTGTTCGACTATTCGCCTGTGCAAACGTTTCTTTTTTGTGCggctaaattattattttgtgtgaaCAATGTAAGAATTTTATTCGAAAAGTGAATAACGATTTCTCTTCGATCCACACAAAACAGTCCAACTAATCACAGCTGATGGGAGCGTCAGAAACGGCTACAAAATAACTCCAATGTGATTGGTCAGCTCCAAGAACTCTGGGTTAGATTAATACGGTCTATATTTCAGGCGGTAATTccgttttttgtattttgaccaatcagagagtAGAGATTATTTGGACGTCagattgatttatatattaaccAATACTGAGACAAATCTTTTGTAAAGCGTCTATTGTTATTTTTTGCCTGCACCAATCATGGGTGTCGGTGGGCGAGCTTGAGAAGCCGTGTTGTTTTTCAGGAAAATTGAATGACGGCTGTCTTGAGCGGAACAAGGTCTGTGGAAGAGCAGGTAGAAGCTGTGATAGGGTGAGTTCAAAGTTGTTCCTCGAGTCGAGCTGACACAAAATTTGTTATTTACCGTCACtgttattatttatctttttttttttaatcccatttgtatttttttctggatAACCATACTTAGGGTTTCGTTCAAACGTTTCACACTCAGATATAGTtcatttttcagatttatttttatatgaaaacaTATTAAATCAACCCAATACTTGGTGATTTTTGTCAAAGCTACAATACTCACAGGACCTTGTTTTACGAGTCTTGTTATCAGCCTGCTCCTTCCTTCACTCCATAAATCTTATAAGTGGCCAGTTTTTAATATATGccaccagatttattttttttagagcaGTTACTCTGGATGCCCCCAGGCCctctttatatttttgtttctttactaTAGCCATCTCTATAAAACTCAGTGTAGTCTTACAACGATTGGATCTGTTTAAAACACACGTGCTTTTACTATTACTTTACGGTAAATGAACAACTAGCACGGTTATAACTTTTGTGTGTTCACTTTTTGCTCAGGAAATGGTTTACTGGAATAATGATAACTGATACAGACTTACCaatgcccaggaagccctgaagatatttaaaaaaaagcaatatccCTTTAGTGAAATGTGGTTTTATTCTTTCCCACAGCTATATAGGAGAATGGATGCCTTTCAGAACCTTAATGAAGCTTGTTCAAAGCTTGGACATCTGGCTTTAAACAACTGTCAGTCACCAGTACCTGCAAATACAGAGAATGAAGAATCACTCACCCGTATTCTCAGGTTTGTTGTGCTGCTGTTGGATACATTCGATGTTGTCACAATGTGCaccagtgaaatacagtattttgttttataaactgaTCCATCAGAGTTCAGCAACTCTTGATTTCTCATGGAGgttgaattttgtttatttggcagggCTTTGAAAGTCTGCCTAgtagtactgtttttatttcttcctttGCAGGTTAAGAGAACAAGTGGCTGAACAGTGTTCGGAAATGAAAATCCGAATAAAGTCAGGctagtactgttttaaaaatacatctttatgCTATTTTATTCATAACTCTAGAAAGCCATCTAAGAATTTTGTGGCagtttaactctttcaacacagcAGACCAGTATACAGACTTTGGAAAGATCCACTCAAAACTGCCAACCGATCTAGTTTAGAAAGATAACTGTGCTCAGAACAGCAGACAGTAAACTGATCTTCAATatcacattgtcacatggttACAGATAATCTGGCAATATAAGCAGTAAAACAAAGAAGGGGTGTTAATACGACACACACCTGTTTTGCTGTTAAACTGTAGAAATAAAGATTGCATTCATTACTATGGTGTTCATTAATGCAACATGTATAAAGTATAGTCAAGACTTCTGTACATCTAACTGGGACTAGCCTGTCTGTCCTGGTTGAGATATTGTTTCAATGTGTCACTCATGTTATGATTCATTTAACAGATCAAGGCAATTATAGCATCCCTGGAATCCTTGCAGAAGAAAATCCAAATATGTAAGTCTGTTTCCTGTTTGTAGTGGACTGGTCCCATTTGTTGttccttaaataaaaatgtatattttatgaaGTTTTCAGCCATTATCTTGTATCCTAGAATACTACTGCACAGAGCaataggattatttatttatttatgttctttttctgttttgtattggaAGTgtattattgtggcaaagtggtgcgtGATTACAGATGCGTGCAGTGCAGAACGGATACAAAAACAATGATTTctaggtgcaagggtgtttattgaattaattaggaatgtccagaaataataataaatgatggacgTGAGTATAGGGGCGTGTATCACTTAGTTTGTAAAATCAcacaggtttgacccgcaaccaaaaagtccagtttaacacactgacactaaacacaaaacacaaacacagttctttgTGATAGTGAGTAAGCGCTAGTGGTGTattttacagttctctgtgaaaatgcaggggtgaaagtgatgtccaggtttatgctggctttcgctatagctccggatcgtgctactggtagtctattaaaaaacagacaacagttaacaaacgctaacagacacaagacaaaactcatgCTTCACAATACGGCAGcgcagactccttgtaggttaaaacactgaccatttaccaaggaacagatcactaacactacgccccctattataccctcgctcatgagcCGTTTGTGAACgggcgcatccgctcctccaatcctcggatgccacgccatctCCTGTCCGaatcattgagcttgggtgccgtagctcagcccccttcctaaatgaccgacttccacctatcctaaggaataaattgtcattcCATTTGATTAAGTGttctctgttccttttacacagtgccctcacaggttaggagggagatctaacaccaagaatcattcgatctctgtcataattaaacaatacagttTTGACGcttgtcaaataaatacattaaataataaataataataatttttgatgTACAACAGCTGGACTTTTCATAAGTGTTACATTAGCtatatttgtcttttattttgacAGAACGGAAAtgataaaagatttagaagatgTGAAACACTCTATCCACAACAAAACATTGGCCCTACACAGGTAAATCCAGGGTTATTTTGGTGAGGCTGGATGACCTTGACCTATGCGCATTGTGGATTAATACAAATATCTGAATTCAAGTAACATTTCTGATGGTTATACCACTATACACACacaagatatataatatatttttcaacagaaTGCAGTTTACCCATGCTGTGTTGGAAAAgatgaaagaaaatgacaaagaAGGACAGTAAGTAAATGTACTTTTCTCTAAAGTGGAATTAAGGATtgttagcatttttgttttctaaagtaaGCAGTGTGCAGCCAGTTTAACTTAAACTAGTGTTGGGAAGGTAGCCAAAACCTGGCTAGAATAGACcattgttttaatacaaattgtCACATGCAGCATTTAATGCATTACTAAGCAGCAACTGAATCAGTTAATTTCTAAAGTAATTGGTCAATTGCTCTGGCTACAACTGGTAAACACATATGGGTGGGTATTTCTTAAGGGGTAAAataaatttcaattaaaaacggCGACTTAATCCAAACTTTATTCTAACTAGGTTAATgaaggcaacagtgaagcacACACTAAGCCTTTGTTCACGTATATTCAGATTAAAACAGGTAAgtgctgtctgttttaaaaaggaaCCTTCTAACAGTAACCTTCACTGTGACTTGTGACCtaaaatggctgccatattgtggtcaattgttgttttgtttctggatgAGGAAACACTAAGATACTGGCTTCATACTCGTACACAACTGTCTTGTGATTATGGTATCATACACATCATCTGCTGCTGTACTGAAAACAGTGCATGTAGTCTACATTATGTTGTAAGTTTTTATATACAATCTGTTTGCTACAATTGGCAAATAAAACTGCAGGAAATATGGGTATGCCAACACAGGCATACATGCACTTCTTGCCTTCATGTCCCACCTAAAATTATTATGTTTGATTGTCTGAAAATTAAACTGTACAGTTTATAGCAGATGTGCACACAGCTGACTACATTACAAGCATGTCCGGGCATTCGTTCCCCGCCAtggctgtacatttaaaattagaacaaTTAGTAACTTGAAAATGTAGATTACTTTATATCAATTGTATGCACACAATTTGACATTGGCAGATTCTCACATTTGGTTGAAACACAAACATTGCATTGTCTGATTATTTATACTTCTGAAATCTGTGACTCAGGAGTCCAGTGAAATTGAAGACCAGGTACGAGAAGTTAGGAAAAGGAGACTAGGTAAGTGTTTATTGGACATAGTTCACTTAAATCTATAGctattgcaagaaaaaaaaggttattatgATGCAAGGCCATTTAGATAGTTTCAACTTCATGGCTATAATTAAATGTTTAGAAACTGCATAGTTGATGATATATAATATTCACATGGCTGAGCTGGATTTGTGCTGCCTAATAAATGAATGACTATCTGCTCGGATGAGTTAAAACAACCTTAAGCATGCTATAAGCACCAGTCTAGGACCAGGTTTAAGCAAAACCATGGACCAGGCTGGAACTACTAGCCTAAATAGTGCATGCAGTACAATGAAGTGATCAGTCTGTTATATGAAAGATAATTAactgctgtaaaatattttacacTCAGCACTGAAGAAAGAAGCTCTTGGGAAATTGATGGAAATGCGAGCAGCAAAAAAGAGAAAAGAGGAGAAGATGCAAGCATTGCAGAGTGAGATGTTGAAGAAAGGTCAGGGGAGCATGGAGAAGTATCTCAAGATGGTTACTCTGGTGCAAAATGTACTTCAGGTACAGTCTTGTCACAGCACTACAGAGACATGCACTGCATGTGTTGTTTTCATGGCCCAGCAGACCCCAAAAGTGCACTTTTTTAACAAAAAGATTAAGAATTATTTCATGCTTGCATTGCTGTATTAATGTTCCTTTTAAAAAGAGATTCTGATAAGCGCACAGCAAGCGCCGTACTGGACCAGCAGTGCGCCACATAttatgctatttttgtttttcaggggaTTATCATTGGCAGCCGAGTGAACTGGGCTGCAGACCCGAAATTAAAAGAAATTGCCCTGGGGCTCGAGAAGAATCCAGCCTTCGACTGAAATAACAGGAAGTACACTGAAGCTTAATATGAGACAGCACAGATCTTCTCAAGTTTGACCCCCTCTTCTTACTCACCTAATTACTACCTATATGTTATCATTTATGAGAAACTTTGGCGGCACTttttataaaattttttttttttttttttttaagtagtggtggattttttgttatttgtaatgtatgcatttaacaaacacctgtttttaaggTACAACGTCCTTTTCCTTTTAgagtttttttaatgtacaaactATAGCATTATTTtaagtctgggtttttttttttgttttttttttgacattttacatttttgttacatGGCGTTCAATTTGATCAACTAAAACCCGGCCAGGATAAATCACAGCTGGATTTTGTTTAAAGGACTACAGTCTCCCTgaaattgctaaaaataaatggtTGATGCACTCCAGTTGGATTCtaagtactgtaaaatgctctaagaAAATCTAGCTGTGACTTCTGGCAGGGTATAGAGTAAACTGATCAATTCAATCCCTTGGAGTAAAATAGCTTGTATAAGTCATGGTAACTTGCTCATCCACGCAGTGTAAAAAGACTGTAAAAtaagtgttcatttttatttggaTTATTGGTATTGTTTCTGTCAACTTCTTGTGtccagtattattatttcttataaaCTGTTGCTGCATTGTTTAGTTGTGAACATGCTGATGTCTAGAAAATGTATTCTGTCTTAATCTGTGAAATCAGTATATTTGCTGGCTTTTGATTCAAAACTTTTTAACAGACAGTACAAATATACACCAAATATTTacttaaattagaaaaaaaagagacaataATAAGTTATTCTGTTGTAGGACATTACTGTAAGTAAAGAATGTATtgcagtataaaacaaaaacctagcaaGTGTCTTAATTAACCATTGCtacagtttctattttt
The sequence above is a segment of the Polyodon spathula isolate WHYD16114869_AA chromosome 2, ASM1765450v1, whole genome shotgun sequence genome. Coding sequences within it:
- the cenph gene encoding centromere protein H isoform X2, which codes for MDAFQNLNEACSKLGHLALNNCQSPVPANTENEESLTRILRLREQVAEQCSEMKIRIKSDQGNYSIPGILAEENPNITEMIKDLEDVKHSIHNKTLALHRMQFTHAVLEKMKENDKEGQLMKATVKHTLSLCSRIFRLKQESSEIEDQVREVRKRRLALKKEALGKLMEMRAAKKRKEEKMQALQSEMLKKGDYHWQPSELGCRPEIKRNCPGAREESSLRLK
- the cenph gene encoding centromere protein H isoform X1, which encodes MDAFQNLNEACSKLGHLALNNCQSPVPANTENEESLTRILRLREQVAEQCSEMKIRIKSDQGNYSIPGILAEENPNITEMIKDLEDVKHSIHNKTLALHRMQFTHAVLEKMKENDKEGQLMKATVKHTLSLCSRIFRLKQESSEIEDQVREVRKRRLALKKEALGKLMEMRAAKKRKEEKMQALQSEMLKKGQGSMEKYLKMVTLVQNVLQGIIIGSRVNWAADPKLKEIALGLEKNPAFD
- the LOC121300724 gene encoding 28S ribosomal protein S36, mitochondrial-like isoform X1; the protein is MGSKMAAASRVVQAVKPHAPLIKFPDRLGSPRPNVFVSVQEALKTMIMTSSPQSTGTQMAQSAVGSVSRPPGPPSSASLCWLPGPPDTASSVRALPHRYRRTTMTEEEMAYIQRGGPE
- the LOC121300724 gene encoding 28S ribosomal protein S36, mitochondrial-like isoform X2, producing the protein MGSKMAAASRVVQAVKPHAPLIKFPDRLGSPRPNVQEALKTMIMTSSPQSTGTQMAQSAVGSVSRPPGPPSSASLCWLPGPPDTASSVRALPHRYRRTTMTEEEMAYIQRGGPE